The Neurospora crassa OR74A linkage group I, whole genome shotgun sequence genome segment tttctttttttccttctaaCTTTTTCCTTATATTGATCACTTGCAGCCGCAAACAGACTATCCCAGCctcgaagaagacgacggagATATGAACAAGTGAGCGTGAGGTCATACATAGAAGGTTGGTACTCGCAATGGATAAAAATCTATGTGGTTCACACCGAGTATGTTACGAAACGCGTGCGTACGTCTCGATGGGTACAAGTTCGCAACTCATGCTCGAGCCCCGCGCTTTATCTATACACTTGATGTTTCCTGAATTGATAGAGGCCATGATGGTAATGAATAGTCGCTCTGTTATCTGCTTACCGCTCACTGGCGCAGTTGGTATCCCGTGTCCTTAGGTTTGTGCGCTGAATTCAAATGAAAGGAGAATCAGATGTACAAACAAAATAAACGACACACAAGAGCCACATAGAGATCCAGCGTTCATTTTCATCGAGGCAGTGCAAGTTTATGAATTCTCTCGTTCGAGTTCATAGAACAGCAAGTAAACCTCTCGTTGCATGCCCAGTACGTCGCGAGTACTTGCTTCTTTGACTTTGTCGTCACTGATACGCCACCATCGGCTGCTTGATTTGTGCCGTTTGGATTTCACAGGTGTCTTGGTGTGAGGTTTCGACCCGGTTATGTCCGGGCTGCCAGCGCGAGAGGATGGTTTTGAGGCAATCTTGATCAAGGTTGAGCGCGCAGATGCGGCCGCAGATCGAAGGCTGTTCGTGTCGGTATCTCTTTCCCGAGACGTAGATGTCGATCTAGGCTCGTTCGCAGGTGTAATACCGCCTTCTACTCCTGGTGTTGGAGCCTGTCCGGATCCTGGTTGAATGGCTTGTCCAGGATTGATATTTGAAGGCGAACTGGTGTATATGTACGCCCCGGAAGGTTGAAAGGTACCGGGGTTAGAGAAGGGTGGGTATATGTTTTGTCGTCTAAAGGATTCATAGTGCCCGCTATGGTGATTACCCTTGTGCGTCACAACGCCAAGAAGCTTGTATTTTCTCTGCTGCAGAAGGCCACCCAGGGGCAATAGTTCCGGAAATGTAACCTTCGCAAGATTTTTCTGGGAGAAGTTGCTCATGTCGTATATCGACCGCGACAGATGGATGGCCAAGATCCTGGGAAATCCTGTCATACGGATGTGTCGAGCTATCTTCCGCTTGGGAGCATAGCGAGGATCCGGCAACTCGACACCCTTTGGTGCCTTCTCAGGATCCGTTTCGATAGCTAGCTCGAGACTGGCTAGAGCCGTGCGAGCTTTCTCCCTCGAGGACTCTGACGTTGACCGCTGAATATCTGCTTCGAGAACGGCCTTGGCATGTAACAACCGGCACTTTTCACATTTGAAATCCTCGATGTACTCGGTTTTGAACATGCCGTCGAAGCATGCGCTcagagttgttgttgggataTGTGGCACGTTCAGTGTTAGGGTGCAGAAGGTTGACTGAGTGGGCCTGGGTCTGAAACCACAAGTAAGGCATTCAATCTGAGATTCAAAGCTTCCTTCAAACGGGaacccttcttctgctctttCTTCATCGGCGCCGTTCGGAACCGCGCTCGCGGCCGTTGCCGCCGGTTGGTCAGCGCCACTGACCTGCTCACTGGCCCTTAGAGGTAGAGGCCGATCCAGAGCTTCACTGTCTGATGTCTTGCTATTGAGAGATATCTTAGTAGTTGGTTGCTCGGCTCCACGCATAGCGTAGCTTCGCGCTCTCTGGCCAGCATGATACTCGTCGCAGAGCCTCTCGGCCACGACCTGAAGGAACTCCTGGGCGTCCTGTTGCTGTCTGCTGATCCGCTGACCAAAGGCAATCTCCAGTGTCCTGACAAACGGCGAGGCCGAGATCGTCTTTTTGTAGATTGGTCTCTCGTTCAGGGCGTCAAGGATATCCTTTAAGCCCTTGGTGACGATACCCATCTGAAGTCCTTCGGCTTTCCACTCGGGAACACCACCACGGACTTGCCATTTGCTTGTCTCGTCGCCTTCGCCTTCGCCACCACTGCCCCAAACATCGCTCGGGATGGTCTGCGCATACACCCAGCCACCGTCCAGGCATCGACGATGAGTCTCCCGGATGAGGTATAAACGGAGGTCCCCAAGGCCAGCGAGAGCCTGCAGAACTGAGTTGATGAAGCAATCGTTTGCCGGATTGATTAGGCCCACGGCACCATTCCTCTTGATCGAGAACACGCTGGTTGAGTTAGCCGATGGATCATTATCGAGAAAATAGGTGGGACCAAAAACGTAGATTAGCGTAATGGCGGCGAGAGAGGCACCAGCTGCGTAGGCCGCCACTGTGAGTGTCTTGTCAGGCATTATTTTGTGCCGAACGTAGTCCTTTACTGCCTTGCGGCAAGCGGTGGTAGGCTTAAGGCGATTTGTAAGTGCAGATTCGAGAAGCTATTGTCATGCGTTATACAGTAAGAAGTCGTGACCGGCCTGGGTGGGGCTAGTCTATCCAGGCGTGCCAGGTCCCAAAATTTCCCACCCTAACGCCCAGATCGGCTTAAACTGTTCATAGAGCAGGATAGGATATTTAGGCCGTGTTCGTTCTGGCAGTAGTGCAGTAAGGGAGTCTCTTCTAACTCTAACCTAAAGCTTTTCTGCTACCAAAAACATGATTCCGTTACTGTACTACTGCCGGAACGAACACGGCCTTAGTTACGTACCagccccccttcccccccctcctcctcctcctcctcctcctcctcctcctcctcctcctccttctccttcttcttacaACTAAAAAAAGGAGTTAGATTAAGGAATTACTTGCTTACACTCCCCAAGAGCTTACATGTACTATTATGAGACAAGGGTACTATTATAGGTAGGCTACAATATTCATTATTGTATGAAGGAAGGGAGAGGAGAGTG includes the following:
- a CDS encoding ubiquitin C-terminal hydrolase, with product MPDKTLTVAAYAAGASLAAITLIYVFGPTYFLDNDPSANSTSVFSIKRNGAVGLINPANDCFINSVLQALAGLGDLRLYLIRETHRRCLDGGWVYAQTIPSDVWGSGGEGEGDETSKWQVRGGVPEWKAEGLQMGIVTKGLKDILDALNERPIYKKTISASPFVRTLEIAFGQRISRQQQDAQEFLQVVAERLCDEYHAGQRARSYAMRGAEQPTTKISLNSKTSDSEALDRPLPLRASEQVSGADQPAATAASAVPNGADEERAEEGFPFEGSFESQIECLTCGFRPRPTQSTFCTLTLNVPHIPTTTLSACFDGMFKTEYIEDFKCEKCRLLHAKAVLEADIQRSTSESSREKARTALASLELAIETDPEKAPKGVELPDPRYAPKRKIARHIRMTGFPRILAIHLSRSIYDMSNFSQKNLAKVTFPELLPLGGLLQQRKYKLLGVVTHKGNHHSGHYESFRRQNIYPPFSNPGTFQPSGAYIYTSSPSNINPGQAIQPGSGQAPTPGVEGGITPANEPRSTSTSRERDTDTNSLRSAAASARSTLIKIASKPSSRAGSPDITGSKPHTKTPVKSKRHKSSSRWWRISDDKVKEASTRDVLGMQREVYLLFYELERENS